GCGCTGCGCAGCTCGTAGCCGATGTCCTTCGGGACGATCGTCGCGTCGATCCCGATCTCTTTCACGCGCGCGCGCACGGCGTCGCGCAACACCATCCCGAGCGGGACGTCGGCGAGCCGCACGTGACCGTACGCGTCGCGCTGCGCGGTCGAGACCGCGGCCAGCTCCTTGGGGTCGATGCGCTCGGCGATTCCTTCGGCGACGACCGCGACGCCGTGGTCGTGGCCGGACAAGAGCCGCTTGACGATCGCGCCGACGATCGTGTCGACGACGTCGTCGAGCGCGATCCGCTCGCCTTTGAACTCCTCGGGGATGATCGCCAGCGTCGCGCCCGCGGCCTTGCAGATGCCGAGCGCGAGCGCGCCCGACTTGCGACCCATCGTGACAGCGAGGTACCAGCGCGAGGCCGTCCGCGCGTCCTCCATCAGGTTCTCGACGATCGCCGAGCCGACGCTGCGCGCGGTTTCGAAGCCGAACGTCGGCGCGTTGTCGGGGAGCGGCAGATCGTTGTCGATCGTCTTCGGGACCGTCGCGACGCCGATCCGGCCCTTCGTCTCGGCGGCGATGCGCGAGGCGCCGTAGGTCGTGTCGTCGCCGCCGATCGCAACCAGATACCGCACGCCGAGCAGCGTGAGCGAACGGATGCACTTGCGCAGCGCTTCCGGGTCGGCGGCGGGATTCGTGCGCGAGGTGCGCAGCATCGAGCCGCCGGTGAAGTGCATCCGCGAGACGTCTTCGATCTCGAGCTCCGTCACGTGCGAGGTGTCGCCGGCGACGAGATGCCGGTAGCCCTCGTAGACTCCGAGCACGCGCAGCCCGTGATTGCGCGCCTCGATCGTGGCCGACGCGATGACGCCGTTGATCCCCGGCGCCGGCCCGCCGCCGACCAGGATCGCCAGCGTTTCGTCCGTGCTGTTCATCACCGCGCTACACCGCCGCGGGGGTCGGTGCGGCCTCCATCCGCGCGCGCAGCTCGGCGTCGAGCGCGTCCAGGAACTGGTTCGTCGTCAGCCACGGCTGGTCGGGTCCGATCAAGATCGCCAAGTCCTTCGTCATCTTCCCGGACTCCACGGTGTCGACGCAGACGCGCTCGAGCGTCTCGGCGAAGCGCGTGACGTCCGGTGTGCCGTCGACCTTGCCGCGGTGCGCGAGCCCACGCGTCCAGGCGAAGATCGAAGCGATCGGGTTCGTCGAGGTCTCCTGGCCTTTTTGATGCTGACGGTAGTGGCGCGTCACGGTGCCGTGCGCCGCTTCCGCTTCGATCGTCTTGCCGTCGGGGGTCATCAGCACCGACGTCATCAACCCCAGCGAGCCGAACCCTTGGGCGACGGTGTCCGACTGCACGTCGCCGTCGTAGTTCTTGCAGGCCCATACGAACGCGCCCGACCACTTCAGCGCGGCCGCGACCATGTCGTCGATCAGCCGGTGCTCGTAGGTCAGCCCGCGGCGGTCGAACTCGGCCTTGAACTCCTCGTCGAACACCTGCTGGAAAAGATCCTTGAAACGGCCGTCGTAGGCCTTGAGGATGGTGTTCTTCGTCGAGAGGTAAACCGGGTAGTTGCGCATCAGCCCGTAGTTGAAGCTGGCGCGCGCGAAGCCGCGGATCGACTCGTCGAGGTTGTACATCGAGAGCGCGACGCCGCCGTGCTTGAACTCGAAGACGTCGCGCACGATCGGCGCGCCGCCGTCCGCCGGCGTGAACGACAAGGTGAGCTTCCCCGCGCCCGGGACGACGAAGTCCGTCGCGCGGTACTGGTCGCCGAAGGCGTGGCGGCCGATCACGATCGGCTGCGTCCAGGCCGGCACGAGCCGCGGCACGTTGCGGCAGATGATCGGCTCGCGGAAGATCGTCCCGTCGAGCTCGTTGCGGATCGTTCCGTTCGGCGAGCGGTACATCGCTTTGAGGTTGAACTCTTTGACGCGCGCCTCGTCGGGCGTGATCGTCGCACACTTCACGCCGACGCCGTACTGCTTGATCGCGCGGGCCGCGTCGAGCGTGACCTGGTCGTCGGTCGCGTCGCGGTGCTCGATTCCGAGGTCGTAGTACTTCAGGTCGACGTCGAGATACGGCAAGATAAGCTTGTCCTTGATGAACTGCCAGATGATGCGCGTC
Above is a genomic segment from Candidatus Eremiobacterota bacterium containing:
- a CDS encoding 6-phosphofructokinase; the protein is MMNSTDETLAILVGGGPAPGINGVIASATIEARNHGLRVLGVYEGYRHLVAGDTSHVTELEIEDVSRMHFTGGSMLRTSRTNPAADPEALRKCIRSLTLLGVRYLVAIGGDDTTYGASRIAAETKGRIGVATVPKTIDNDLPLPDNAPTFGFETARSVGSAIVENLMEDARTASRWYLAVTMGRKSGALALGICKAAGATLAIIPEEFKGERIALDDVVDTIVGAIVKRLLSGHDHGVAVVAEGIAERIDPKELAAVSTAQRDAYGHVRLADVPLGMVLRDAVRARVKEIGIDATIVPKDIGYELRSA
- a CDS encoding NADP-dependent isocitrate dehydrogenase, producing MNKIKVKNPVVELDGDEMTRIIWQFIKDKLILPYLDVDLKYYDLGIEHRDATDDQVTLDAARAIKQYGVGVKCATITPDEARVKEFNLKAMYRSPNGTIRNELDGTIFREPIICRNVPRLVPAWTQPIVIGRHAFGDQYRATDFVVPGAGKLTLSFTPADGGAPIVRDVFEFKHGGVALSMYNLDESIRGFARASFNYGLMRNYPVYLSTKNTILKAYDGRFKDLFQQVFDEEFKAEFDRRGLTYEHRLIDDMVAAALKWSGAFVWACKNYDGDVQSDTVAQGFGSLGLMTSVLMTPDGKTIEAEAAHGTVTRHYRQHQKGQETSTNPIASIFAWTRGLAHRGKVDGTPDVTRFAETLERVCVDTVESGKMTKDLAILIGPDQPWLTTNQFLDALDAELRARMEAAPTPAAV